A genomic window from Rhodococcus sp. KBS0724 includes:
- a CDS encoding sensor histidine kinase KdpD, with protein MKRRQYSLRIRVAAAAALGATFIVIALGAVVALAIARNNLAQLDRRLETASTVLVANAATAGPFLGAFGDGGAFSVTIRNAANGAVMSSTPTRLPELPPGSETVEVDGTMYRAYTSEAEGINALVSLAVPYAEARDITVEQQRQVAFFGLGAVAAAAALGWLFGGPAVRPLVELTRRIARRDPDLATQVSGIREADELAAAAESMLKDVASAQAATTSALATARDFASAAAHELRTPLTAMRTDIEVLSTVELNQSQRQEILVDLARAQGRVESTLRDLERLAKGELSTSEDFKDTDLVEVCDIAAEEAMRLYPNLRVSVDATDSPVPYRIHALPGGIRLILDNAITNAVRHGRATEVRITLGYRSGTPAEFTITVDDNGSGIPVDEREAVFGRFTRGSTASQTGSGLGLALVAQQASIHGGSTSFHDSPLGGARLLIELKNLSTHN; from the coding sequence GTGAAACGTCGGCAATACTCACTCCGAATCCGAGTAGCTGCCGCTGCCGCGTTGGGTGCCACGTTCATCGTCATCGCACTCGGCGCAGTCGTGGCGTTGGCCATCGCACGAAACAATCTCGCACAGTTGGACCGTCGTCTCGAGACCGCGTCGACGGTATTGGTGGCCAACGCCGCGACGGCCGGCCCGTTTCTCGGCGCGTTCGGGGACGGCGGCGCGTTCTCGGTGACGATCCGCAACGCCGCCAACGGCGCCGTCATGTCGAGCACTCCCACTCGGCTTCCCGAACTGCCGCCGGGTTCGGAAACCGTCGAAGTGGACGGGACCATGTACCGCGCGTACACGTCGGAAGCCGAAGGCATCAACGCTCTTGTCTCACTGGCAGTTCCGTACGCAGAGGCCCGCGACATCACGGTCGAACAGCAACGCCAGGTTGCCTTCTTCGGACTGGGCGCCGTGGCCGCTGCCGCGGCTCTCGGCTGGTTGTTCGGCGGTCCCGCGGTGCGTCCACTGGTGGAATTGACCCGCCGGATCGCCCGACGCGATCCGGACCTTGCGACGCAGGTTTCCGGCATCCGAGAGGCGGACGAGCTTGCGGCAGCGGCAGAGTCGATGCTCAAGGACGTCGCCAGTGCGCAAGCTGCAACGACGTCGGCGTTGGCAACTGCTCGCGATTTTGCCTCCGCCGCGGCACACGAGCTGCGCACTCCTCTCACCGCCATGCGCACGGATATCGAAGTGCTGTCCACGGTTGAACTGAATCAGTCTCAGCGGCAGGAGATCCTGGTCGATCTCGCCCGCGCTCAGGGACGGGTCGAATCGACCTTGCGGGACCTCGAGCGGCTCGCGAAGGGTGAGCTGTCCACGTCCGAGGACTTCAAGGACACCGACCTCGTCGAAGTGTGCGATATCGCCGCCGAAGAGGCGATGCGTCTCTATCCGAATCTGCGAGTGAGCGTCGACGCCACCGATTCACCGGTGCCGTATCGCATACACGCACTGCCCGGCGGCATTCGTCTGATCCTCGACAACGCCATCACCAATGCCGTGCGGCACGGCCGTGCTACCGAAGTGCGCATCACTCTGGGTTACCGGTCGGGCACACCTGCCGAGTTCACCATTACCGTGGACGACAACGGTTCCGGCATCCCCGTAGACGAGCGCGAGGCAGTGTTCGGGCGATTCACGCGCGGGTCTACGGCCAGTCAGACCGGTTCCGGACTGGGGCTTGCCCTGGTAGCGCAGCAAGCCTCCATCCACGGTGGCAGCACTTCGTTCCATGACAGCCCGCTTGGCGGAGCGCGGTTGCTGATCGAACTCAAAAATCTGTCAACGCACAACTGA
- the ppk2 gene encoding polyphosphate kinase 2 has translation MSPESSGVDGRVPDLPVSGTRISVTEDYAHEIDEIANLTDKLGGLEPAEYADAWKQGYPYEKKMSRREYERKKRRLQIELLKLQLWVKETGQKVLIIFEGRDAAGKGGSIKRFTEHLNPRGARVVALEKPTDIERTQWYFQRYVAHLPSGGEIVMMDRSWYNRAGVERVMGYCTPTQYLEFMREAPDFERMLVNSGIHLHKLWFSVSREEQLARFAARRTDPVRQWKLSPTDLASLDKWDDYTQAKEAMFFYTDTGDAPWTVIKSNDKKRARLEAMRHVLASFEYPNKDHRVVGIPDPLIVGPASAVFEEGEHVNVELPTVS, from the coding sequence ATGAGTCCTGAGTCAAGCGGTGTCGACGGCCGGGTTCCCGACCTGCCTGTCAGCGGCACCAGAATCTCCGTGACCGAGGACTACGCGCACGAGATCGACGAGATCGCGAACCTGACGGACAAACTCGGTGGGCTGGAGCCGGCCGAATACGCGGATGCCTGGAAGCAGGGCTACCCGTACGAGAAGAAGATGTCGCGCCGGGAGTACGAGCGGAAGAAGCGCCGACTCCAGATCGAATTGCTCAAGCTGCAGTTGTGGGTCAAGGAGACCGGTCAGAAGGTCCTGATCATCTTCGAAGGCCGAGACGCGGCGGGCAAGGGCGGTTCCATCAAGCGGTTCACCGAACATCTCAATCCGCGTGGTGCGCGCGTCGTCGCTCTGGAGAAGCCGACGGACATCGAGCGCACACAGTGGTATTTCCAGCGGTATGTCGCGCATCTTCCGAGCGGCGGCGAAATCGTGATGATGGACAGGTCGTGGTACAACCGCGCCGGCGTCGAACGGGTGATGGGGTACTGCACACCGACGCAATATCTCGAATTCATGCGGGAGGCACCGGACTTCGAGCGGATGCTCGTCAACTCCGGAATTCACCTGCACAAGTTGTGGTTCTCGGTGAGCCGTGAGGAACAGTTGGCGCGGTTCGCGGCGCGTCGAACCGACCCGGTGCGCCAGTGGAAGCTCTCACCCACCGACCTTGCCTCCCTGGACAAGTGGGACGACTACACCCAGGCCAAGGAAGCGATGTTCTTCTACACGGACACCGGCGATGCTCCGTGGACGGTGATCAAGAGCAACGACAAGAAACGTGCCCGGCTCGAAGCGATGCGTCACGTGCTCGCCTCCTTCGAGTACCCCAACAAGGATCACCGGGTTGTGGGAATCCCGGATCCCCTGATCGTGGGACCGGCGTCGGCAGTCTTCGAAGAGGGCGAGCACGTCAACGTGGAGTTGCCGACGGTGTCGTAG
- a CDS encoding TetR/AcrR family transcriptional regulator: protein MRADALARRNAIVDAARVVFTERGRDAPLDTVAELANVGIATLYRNFPTREELATAVALATLVDVRRTAELALGVMSTDPERAWQGLVDRLVELRLGALIPSLVERSYTELAPEVLAARELTKAQMTAAIEAAQAAGLVRTDLHPLEFVMALAKLTRPQIELTDDAMPNLVPRLVAVFVAGLRPDGTDLPV, encoded by the coding sequence GTGAGAGCCGATGCGCTTGCCCGCAGAAATGCGATAGTCGACGCCGCACGCGTGGTGTTCACCGAGCGTGGACGCGATGCGCCACTCGACACGGTTGCCGAACTCGCGAATGTGGGGATAGCCACCCTCTATCGGAACTTTCCGACGCGCGAGGAATTGGCGACCGCCGTCGCCCTCGCAACGCTCGTGGACGTCAGAAGAACTGCCGAACTCGCACTCGGGGTGATGTCCACCGATCCGGAAAGAGCGTGGCAGGGGCTGGTAGACAGACTTGTCGAGCTTCGGCTGGGTGCACTGATCCCCTCGTTGGTAGAGCGCAGCTACACCGAACTTGCGCCGGAGGTGTTAGCCGCCCGCGAGCTGACCAAGGCACAGATGACCGCAGCTATCGAAGCAGCTCAAGCAGCCGGACTGGTCCGCACCGATCTGCACCCTCTCGAGTTCGTCATGGCCCTGGCCAAGCTCACGCGCCCGCAAATCGAATTGACCGACGACGCTATGCCGAACCTGGTTCCGCGCCTGGTCGCGGTCTTCGTCGCGGGTCTGCGACCGGACGGCACCGATTTGCCGGTGTGA
- a CDS encoding deoxyribodipyrimidine photo-lyase, whose product MNNSVVWFRRDLRVGDHPALSAAADAGGQALGLFVLDEKLLGPAGSPRQDLLFVNLSELDRQLGGRLMVVRGDPVDVVPRVARSVGAEEVHISADYGPYGRTRDAAVAEHVTLIATGSPYAVAPGRVTKSDGDPYKVFTPYFRQWMQHGWRGPAATDAQTVGWFDPSDKDGGPRRVDIPSPSSDVLYPVGEAGARAQWKEYCENNLDGYDDERNRPDLDTTSRMSIPLKYGTIHPRTLLADLSRRSGDGAQAYRRQLAWRDFYADILFQRPDSARGNYDAKFDRLRQDSGASADDAFRAWCEGKTGFPIVDAGMRQLAAEQWMHNRVRMIVASFLVKDLHIPWWRGARFFMQHLVDGDLASNQHGWQWTAGSGTDASPFFRVFNPITQGEKFDPDGAYVRRWVPELRGIPGKAVHSLKAMRPVDYPDPIVDHAHEREEALRRYGEIKVG is encoded by the coding sequence GTGAACAACTCTGTGGTCTGGTTCAGGCGCGATCTGCGGGTGGGCGACCATCCCGCCCTGAGTGCGGCGGCCGACGCCGGCGGACAGGCACTGGGCCTCTTCGTTCTCGACGAGAAATTGCTCGGGCCGGCGGGATCGCCTCGGCAGGATCTGCTGTTCGTCAATCTGTCGGAACTCGATCGGCAGCTGGGTGGCCGGTTGATGGTGGTGCGCGGTGACCCGGTCGACGTGGTTCCCCGAGTTGCGAGATCTGTTGGCGCCGAGGAAGTTCACATCAGCGCTGATTACGGACCGTACGGGCGGACGCGGGATGCGGCAGTGGCCGAACACGTGACGTTGATCGCGACCGGTTCCCCGTATGCGGTTGCGCCGGGGCGGGTCACCAAATCCGACGGTGATCCGTACAAGGTTTTCACGCCGTACTTCCGTCAGTGGATGCAGCACGGTTGGCGTGGCCCGGCAGCAACCGATGCGCAGACCGTTGGCTGGTTCGATCCAAGCGACAAGGACGGCGGTCCGCGACGCGTCGACATACCGTCCCCGAGTAGCGACGTTCTCTATCCTGTCGGCGAAGCGGGCGCTCGTGCGCAGTGGAAAGAATACTGCGAGAACAATCTTGACGGATACGACGACGAGCGCAATCGGCCGGATCTCGACACGACAAGCCGAATGTCGATACCGCTCAAGTACGGCACCATTCACCCGCGAACGCTACTGGCGGATCTGTCCCGGCGCAGTGGCGACGGCGCCCAGGCGTACCGTCGTCAGCTTGCGTGGCGAGACTTCTACGCAGACATTCTGTTTCAACGACCGGACAGTGCCCGGGGAAACTACGACGCCAAGTTCGACCGGTTGCGTCAAGACAGTGGAGCTTCTGCCGATGACGCATTCCGGGCCTGGTGTGAAGGGAAAACCGGCTTCCCGATCGTGGATGCCGGGATGCGCCAGCTTGCGGCCGAGCAGTGGATGCACAATCGGGTGCGGATGATCGTGGCGTCATTTCTGGTGAAGGACTTGCATATTCCGTGGTGGCGCGGCGCACGATTCTTCATGCAGCATCTCGTCGACGGCGATCTGGCATCCAATCAACACGGCTGGCAATGGACCGCAGGGTCGGGCACCGACGCGTCACCGTTCTTCCGGGTATTCAACCCGATCACGCAGGGCGAGAAATTCGACCCCGACGGGGCCTATGTCCGCCGGTGGGTGCCCGAACTCCGCGGCATTCCGGGCAAGGCTGTCCACTCGTTGAAAGCGATGCGCCCGGTGGACTATCCGGATCCGATAGTCGACCACGCTCACGAACGTGAGGAAGCCCTGCGACGGTACGGTGAGATCAAGGTCGGGTGA
- the mgrA gene encoding L-glyceraldehyde 3-phosphate reductase, giving the protein MSEPYVAQPNRYTTMPYRRTGRSGLKLPAISLGLWHNFGDDVPVERQRAVLRRAFDLGITHFDLANNYGPPYGSAETNFGRILREDFSSHRDELVISSKAGWDMWPGPYGFGGSRKYLLASLDQSLGRLGVDYVDIFYSHRPDAETPIEETAGALISAVQQGKALYAGISSYSPERTSAVAAVLEAAGVPLLIHQPSYSMLNRWIEQDLLSTVDELGVGVIAFSPLAQGMLTDRYLSGVPEDSRAAQGKSLDPSWLTDDALTHIRALDAIARGRGQSLAQLALSWALRDSRVTSVLIGASSVAQLEANVGALDNLEFSADELASIDQHARDSGINLWAEASSI; this is encoded by the coding sequence ATGTCCGAACCGTATGTCGCGCAACCCAATCGCTACACCACCATGCCCTACCGCCGTACCGGCAGAAGCGGCCTGAAGCTGCCCGCGATCTCGCTGGGTCTGTGGCACAACTTCGGTGACGACGTCCCCGTCGAGCGTCAGCGAGCCGTGCTACGACGCGCATTCGACCTCGGGATCACCCACTTCGATCTGGCCAACAACTACGGGCCACCGTACGGCAGTGCCGAAACGAACTTCGGACGGATCTTGCGGGAGGACTTTTCATCCCACCGCGACGAGTTGGTCATCTCGTCGAAGGCCGGATGGGACATGTGGCCGGGCCCTTATGGTTTCGGCGGTTCACGCAAGTACCTACTGGCTTCGCTCGACCAGTCGCTGGGCCGTCTGGGAGTTGACTACGTCGATATCTTCTACAGCCACCGCCCCGACGCGGAGACCCCGATCGAGGAAACTGCCGGAGCACTCATCAGCGCAGTCCAGCAGGGCAAGGCGTTGTACGCGGGGATCAGCTCGTACTCCCCCGAACGCACCAGCGCTGTCGCCGCGGTGCTCGAGGCAGCCGGTGTTCCGCTGCTGATTCACCAGCCGAGCTACTCGATGCTGAACCGGTGGATCGAACAGGACCTTCTCAGCACGGTCGACGAGCTCGGCGTCGGTGTGATTGCGTTCTCCCCCTTGGCACAGGGAATGCTCACCGACCGATACCTCAGCGGCGTACCCGAGGATTCTCGTGCAGCACAAGGTAAATCACTCGACCCGTCGTGGCTCACCGACGATGCCCTGACTCACATCCGGGCCCTCGACGCCATCGCTCGTGGCCGAGGCCAGTCGTTGGCGCAACTCGCGCTGAGTTGGGCGCTCCGCGATTCGCGTGTCACCTCGGTGCTGATCGGGGCGTCCAGCGTCGCACAGCTCGAAGCCAACGTCGGGGCACTCGACAACCTCGAGTTCAGCGCCGACGAACTGGCCTCCATCGATCAACATGCACGTGACAGCGGCATCAACCTGTGGGCGGAGGCCAGTTCGATCTGA
- a CDS encoding ABC transporter permease: protein MNTEVGANDRVKLVAVVIGLSAVIGVMLLAFVLPSVNSGAHELKLGIAGPAAATTQITSSLETNKPGAFVTEEFADADAVRDAIRHRDVVGGIVVDAAGPHVLIATAGGAPIAQTLTGVAGALSEASGTKVAVEDVVPLTADDPTGAGLTALALPLVFGGMMPAVVLVQLFPRSIGRRVVGAVGVAVVAGFALTAILQFGTHSLDGNYFLTSLALTMGISAISLPLLGLESLFGIKGFALGALTMMFVANPLSGMATTSAWLPAGWGSFGQLLPPGSAGAAVRSLAFFDGHGAGTSVLVLACWIGVGLALCLVAGMKKAPSPASEAEAALV, encoded by the coding sequence ATGAATACCGAAGTCGGCGCGAACGACCGCGTGAAACTTGTTGCCGTGGTGATCGGTCTCTCCGCGGTGATCGGGGTGATGCTGCTGGCGTTCGTGCTGCCGTCGGTCAACAGCGGCGCACACGAGTTGAAACTGGGAATTGCCGGACCTGCTGCGGCGACCACGCAGATCACGTCCTCTCTCGAGACGAACAAGCCGGGAGCGTTTGTCACCGAGGAGTTTGCCGACGCAGATGCAGTGCGCGACGCTATCCGCCACCGGGACGTCGTCGGCGGCATTGTCGTGGATGCAGCCGGGCCGCACGTGTTGATCGCAACCGCCGGGGGCGCTCCGATCGCGCAAACGCTGACCGGTGTAGCCGGTGCGCTGTCCGAGGCGTCGGGAACAAAGGTAGCGGTTGAAGACGTGGTGCCGCTGACGGCCGACGACCCGACCGGGGCGGGGCTCACCGCATTGGCTCTGCCGCTGGTTTTCGGTGGAATGATGCCCGCTGTTGTTCTGGTGCAACTATTTCCGCGAAGCATCGGCAGACGGGTAGTGGGTGCGGTCGGTGTTGCAGTTGTCGCGGGCTTCGCGCTGACGGCGATCCTGCAGTTCGGCACACACAGCCTTGACGGAAACTACTTCCTCACGTCGCTTGCCCTGACCATGGGCATCTCCGCGATCTCCCTTCCGCTGCTGGGGCTCGAGTCGCTGTTCGGTATCAAGGGATTTGCACTGGGTGCGCTCACGATGATGTTTGTCGCGAATCCGCTCTCGGGCATGGCAACGACGAGCGCGTGGCTTCCCGCTGGCTGGGGTTCATTTGGGCAGTTGCTGCCACCGGGTTCTGCGGGAGCAGCCGTTCGTTCACTGGCGTTCTTCGACGGACACGGCGCAGGAACGTCGGTCCTGGTGTTGGCGTGCTGGATTGGCGTCGGACTTGCGCTGTGTCTGGTTGCCGGGATGAAGAAGGCTCCATCGCCCGCCTCGGAGGCTGAAGCTGCCCTCGTCTAG
- a CDS encoding lysylphosphatidylglycerol synthase transmembrane domain-containing protein, which produces MRVDGRDIPVTGSLLPPLQRRTSDIMRVVFAAVVLGAVIAGSLITRSQWDALETSVSNIVGVLSPSLSDTVYLLYGLAILALPFAILIELIVGRRWKLFAGYAAAALCALVALSFTGTGLSAPKWHLDVPDRLDATFLSQFLDDPRWIAMLAAVLTVSGPWLAKKWRRAWWTLLLLFAPIHLVVSAIVPARSMLGLAVGYLIGAVIVLLVGTPALEVPLDSAVRVLSKRGYRVTAVRVVSPSGLGPLVLSATVDEVPDDELCEDLTVELYGQNQRSSGVIRQTFRWISLRNRETPPRHASLRRAVEHRALMGIAFADIGLASSKAVATAPLDRGWEMYARPTPRGIPLAVAARDQKTEDLDADGPSTKLVDTLWQTLHTTHVHQMAHGDLRASEIHVDGGGVLFGGYAYSEFGATDVQMQSDNAQLLLTTAALFGVEPAVDAAIRTQGAETILAASGRLTTAAMPNRIRKGIPDSTPLMTAIRDEVGAKNGIEKIAPAQVTRFSRNQIIQLVLLIGLVYVAYPFLTQVPTFLSELKTANWWWALLGLGVSALTYVGAAAALWACASSMVSYRHLLIMQVANTFAATTTPAGVGGLALSVRFLQKGGLGTVRATAAVALQQTVQVVTHVGLLIFFSVVAGRDTNLSHFIPGTTVLSLIGGIALGILGAFMFIPKLRRWLNNDLKPQITEVLGELSLLARNPTRFLIIVGGSAATTLGAALALWASVEAFGGGTTFITVTIVTMIGGTLASAAPTPGGVGAVEAALIGGLTAFGLPASIAVPSVLLYRVLTCWLPVFCGWPILRWLQKKDMV; this is translated from the coding sequence ATGCGCGTTGACGGACGGGACATCCCGGTAACGGGAAGCCTGCTGCCGCCGCTGCAACGCAGAACCAGCGACATCATGCGCGTCGTATTTGCCGCAGTCGTCCTTGGCGCTGTCATCGCAGGCTCACTGATTACCCGTAGCCAGTGGGACGCCCTCGAAACCTCCGTGTCCAACATCGTCGGTGTTCTCTCCCCGAGCCTGTCCGACACCGTGTACCTGCTGTACGGACTCGCCATCCTGGCTCTCCCGTTCGCGATTCTCATCGAACTGATCGTCGGCAGACGGTGGAAGCTGTTTGCCGGATACGCCGCGGCAGCACTGTGCGCGCTGGTAGCGCTGTCCTTCACCGGAACGGGCCTCTCCGCCCCGAAATGGCACCTCGACGTGCCCGACCGCCTCGACGCCACCTTCCTGTCCCAGTTCCTCGACGATCCCCGGTGGATCGCGATGCTGGCCGCCGTTCTGACCGTGTCCGGTCCGTGGCTGGCGAAGAAGTGGCGACGAGCCTGGTGGACTCTTCTTCTGCTGTTCGCTCCGATCCACCTAGTGGTCAGCGCGATCGTGCCGGCCCGGTCGATGCTCGGGTTGGCCGTCGGCTATCTCATCGGTGCCGTCATCGTGCTGCTCGTCGGCACACCCGCCCTCGAAGTTCCGCTCGACTCCGCAGTGCGCGTGCTGTCCAAACGCGGTTACCGTGTCACAGCCGTCCGCGTGGTCAGCCCGTCAGGTCTCGGCCCACTCGTCCTGTCCGCAACCGTCGACGAAGTCCCCGATGACGAACTCTGCGAGGACCTGACCGTCGAACTGTACGGACAGAATCAACGCAGCAGCGGCGTGATCCGCCAGACCTTCCGCTGGATTTCCCTGCGCAATCGTGAAACTCCGCCGCGCCATGCGTCGCTCCGCCGCGCCGTCGAACATCGCGCCTTGATGGGAATCGCTTTTGCCGACATCGGACTCGCCAGTTCCAAAGCGGTGGCGACCGCGCCACTCGATCGTGGCTGGGAAATGTATGCGCGCCCCACTCCCCGTGGGATCCCGCTCGCCGTCGCTGCTCGGGATCAGAAGACCGAGGATCTCGATGCGGACGGTCCGTCCACCAAACTTGTCGACACGCTGTGGCAGACCCTGCATACGACGCACGTTCATCAGATGGCGCACGGCGACCTCCGAGCATCCGAGATCCACGTCGACGGCGGCGGAGTCCTGTTCGGTGGCTACGCCTACTCCGAATTCGGCGCCACCGACGTGCAGATGCAATCGGACAACGCACAACTACTCTTGACCACGGCCGCGCTGTTCGGCGTCGAACCGGCCGTGGACGCCGCTATCCGGACTCAAGGCGCAGAAACAATTCTTGCCGCTTCCGGCCGGTTGACGACCGCGGCAATGCCGAACCGAATCCGCAAGGGCATCCCCGATTCCACCCCGCTGATGACCGCGATCCGCGACGAAGTCGGCGCCAAGAACGGCATCGAGAAAATCGCCCCGGCACAGGTCACACGATTCAGCCGCAATCAGATCATCCAGTTGGTGCTTCTCATCGGCTTGGTCTACGTCGCCTACCCGTTCCTGACCCAGGTGCCGACATTCCTCTCCGAACTCAAGACCGCCAACTGGTGGTGGGCACTTCTCGGACTCGGTGTATCGGCACTGACCTACGTCGGCGCCGCCGCTGCTCTCTGGGCCTGCGCGTCGTCGATGGTCAGTTATCGACATCTTCTGATCATGCAGGTAGCCAACACGTTTGCCGCAACCACCACACCCGCCGGGGTCGGCGGCCTGGCCCTGAGTGTGCGATTCCTCCAGAAAGGCGGACTCGGAACCGTCCGGGCCACCGCTGCGGTTGCGCTGCAACAAACAGTTCAAGTAGTCACTCACGTCGGTCTGCTGATCTTCTTCTCCGTCGTTGCCGGCCGAGATACCAACCTGTCGCACTTCATCCCCGGAACGACGGTGCTGTCCCTAATCGGCGGCATCGCGCTGGGAATTCTGGGCGCCTTCATGTTCATCCCCAAACTCAGACGCTGGCTCAACAATGATCTCAAGCCACAGATCACCGAAGTTCTCGGCGAACTGAGCCTGTTGGCGCGCAACCCCACTCGCTTCCTGATCATCGTCGGCGGAAGTGCTGCAACAACTCTCGGCGCAGCTCTGGCACTGTGGGCAAGCGTCGAGGCATTCGGCGGCGGAACCACGTTCATCACCGTCACCATCGTGACCATGATCGGCGGAACGCTTGCATCGGCCGCACCGACACCAGGCGGCGTCGGCGCCGTCGAGGCCGCCCTCATAGGCGGCCTGACGGCATTCGGACTCCCAGCGAGCATTGCAGTTCCTTCGGTCCTCCTCTACCGCGTGCTGACCTGTTGGCTGCCCGTCTTCTGCGGTTGGCCCATCTTGCGTTGGCTGCAGAAGAAAGACATGGTCTGA
- a CDS encoding MFS transporter, protein MTTTVSPLAESTSRPRLGRGAAFTLIAVIIATFLGASATPTPLYEHYQQMWGFSSLASTLVFGIYALALLATLLTAGSLSDHIGRRPVLLGALALEAVSLVLFASADGLAILLIARVVQGVATGAAISALGSALIDLERTPGRGSIINSVAPTVGLAVGAVGSSLISEHLPRPTSTVYLVLLVLVALEILGIWAAPETSGGRPGAWHSLRPTLAVPRQARTMIALTAPCLIAVWALGGFYLSLGPALARNALDVHSSLIGAIMVATLTGFGAAAVLTFRNLGGRTVMLIGTTALVLGVAVTLVGAETSSAVAILAGTAVAGIGFGAGFQGTVFTVMPLAENHERAGLLSTVYVIAYLANSLPALLAGYLVGKVGLVDTTRGYGALVMLLAAAALVGLLMTGERKVSIPSVPE, encoded by the coding sequence ATGACAACGACCGTTTCACCACTTGCCGAGAGCACCTCACGCCCGCGTCTGGGACGAGGAGCAGCTTTCACACTCATCGCCGTCATCATCGCCACGTTCCTGGGCGCATCCGCGACCCCGACACCGCTGTACGAGCACTACCAGCAGATGTGGGGATTCTCGTCGCTCGCGTCGACGCTCGTCTTCGGTATCTACGCTCTCGCACTGCTCGCTACCCTTCTGACCGCCGGGTCGTTGTCCGATCACATCGGCCGACGTCCGGTCCTGCTCGGAGCGCTCGCGCTCGAGGCGGTCTCTCTGGTGTTGTTCGCCTCGGCCGACGGCTTGGCGATTCTGCTGATCGCCCGCGTCGTGCAGGGTGTTGCCACCGGCGCCGCAATCAGTGCTTTGGGTTCTGCGCTGATCGACCTCGAACGCACTCCTGGTCGCGGTTCGATCATCAACAGCGTCGCTCCGACGGTGGGCCTAGCCGTCGGCGCGGTGGGTTCGAGTCTCATCAGTGAGCATCTCCCCCGGCCAACCAGCACTGTCTATCTGGTGCTCCTCGTACTCGTCGCTCTCGAAATCCTCGGGATATGGGCGGCGCCGGAAACCTCCGGTGGACGGCCGGGAGCTTGGCACTCATTGCGCCCCACCCTTGCCGTTCCCCGCCAAGCGCGCACGATGATCGCGTTGACCGCGCCGTGCCTGATCGCAGTCTGGGCGCTGGGCGGTTTCTACCTCTCACTCGGACCGGCGTTGGCGCGCAACGCACTCGACGTTCACAGCTCCCTCATCGGCGCCATCATGGTGGCAACACTGACAGGATTCGGCGCTGCCGCTGTGCTCACGTTCCGCAATCTCGGTGGCCGGACGGTGATGCTGATCGGAACCACCGCATTGGTGCTCGGCGTGGCCGTTACCCTCGTGGGCGCTGAAACATCTTCTGCGGTAGCGATTCTGGCAGGCACTGCCGTTGCGGGCATCGGCTTCGGAGCGGGATTCCAGGGAACTGTCTTCACCGTCATGCCGCTCGCCGAGAATCACGAACGCGCAGGTCTGTTGTCCACGGTGTACGTGATCGCCTACCTGGCCAACAGCCTTCCGGCATTGCTGGCCGGCTACCTGGTCGGCAAGGTCGGCTTGGTGGATACGACGCGTGGCTACGGGGCACTCGTCATGCTTCTTGCAGCGGCCGCACTGGTCGGACTGCTGATGACCGGAGAGCGCAAGGTCTCGATTCCGTCTGTCCCGGAGTAA
- a CDS encoding response regulator transcription factor codes for MTDTPLILVVDDDADVRSSLERGLRLTGFTVLTAVDGADALRVIANKHPDAVVLDINMPVLDGTGVVTALRAAGNEIPICVLSARNSVDDRIAGLESGADDYMVKPFVLAELVARIRAMLRRSNAPASDRAEGTNTLRVGNLDIDLSGRRVHVDGSEVPLTKREFELLEVLAHNAGIVLTRERLLELVWGYDFVADTNVVDVFIGYLRRKFESGGSPRLLHTVRGVGFVLRENP; via the coding sequence GTGACCGACACACCCCTCATCCTCGTGGTCGACGACGACGCCGACGTCCGCTCTTCCCTCGAACGCGGATTGAGGCTCACGGGATTCACCGTCCTGACTGCGGTCGACGGCGCCGACGCCCTTCGGGTGATCGCGAACAAGCATCCTGACGCGGTCGTTCTCGACATCAACATGCCGGTACTCGACGGCACCGGAGTCGTGACGGCGTTACGCGCAGCCGGCAACGAAATCCCGATCTGCGTCCTGAGTGCCCGAAATTCTGTCGACGACCGGATTGCCGGCCTCGAATCCGGGGCCGACGACTACATGGTCAAACCTTTCGTCCTCGCCGAACTGGTCGCCCGGATCCGGGCGATGCTGAGGCGGAGCAATGCCCCGGCCAGTGATCGCGCCGAAGGCACCAATACGTTGCGTGTCGGCAATCTCGACATCGACCTGTCCGGACGCCGTGTTCACGTCGACGGCAGTGAGGTCCCGTTGACGAAACGCGAATTCGAGTTGCTCGAGGTCCTCGCCCACAACGCGGGAATCGTCCTCACCCGCGAACGCCTCCTCGAGCTTGTCTGGGGATACGACTTCGTCGCAGACACCAATGTCGTGGACGTGTTCATCGGATATCTTCGCCGCAAGTTCGAATCGGGCGGTTCGCCCCGACTGCTGCACACCGTGCGCGGAGTCGGGTTCGTCCTGCGGGAAAATCCGTGA